CGGCACGCTCGTAGAGGCCGATCGTGACCAGCAGAAGATTCGTCCCGATTACCGACAGATGTACAACAATCTGGTGTTGGCGCTTAAGTTGGATCCGTACAATCTTGATGCCTATTACTTTACTCAGGCTATTTTTACTTGGGATGCCGGACGCATTCTCGAAACCAACCGGATGCTCGATTACGGCATAAAGTACCGGACCTGGGATTGGCAACTGCCGTTTTGGGCTGGTTTCAATACCTCCTATTTTCTTAAAGATTATGCTGCCGCAGCTGAGTATTTTCAACAAGCCGCTGTTCTTTCTGGAAAGCCGCTTTTTACCAATCTGGCTGCGCGCTATCTGCATGAAAGCGGTCAGGATGCGTTGGGGCTGGCATTTCTCGACGGTATGATTCGCTCAACGCGCGACCCGCACATACGTGCCCTGTATCAGACCCGTAAAACGGCTCTTGAAGCGATGTCTCTGTTGTCGCAGGCTGTTGCACAGTATCATCAACACTACACAGACCCTCTACAGAGTTTGTCGCAGTTGATTGATGTCGGGCTTTTGCAGTCGTTGCCGAGTGATCCGTATGGCGGAACGTTCTTTCTCAATGAATCGGGAAAAGTTCGAACTACCAGTAAATTACGTTTTTTACATCCAGATTCTAAGACACAGAACAATCAACAAGGAATGAACCGTGATGCAACCGGCAATTGATATTGATCAGTTATCCAAACAGTATCGCACTAAAAAAATGAAAACCGTTACGGCGTTGTCGGGTCTGACTCTTCAAGTGGCTCCTGGAGAAGTTTTCGGTTTTCTCGGTCCTAATGGGGCCGGTAAGAGTACAACGATCAAATCATTGATGGCGTTGCTTCGTCCCACCGCCGGGGTTGCTAAGATTTTCGGTCATCCTGTTGAATCCATCAAAGCGCGAAAGAATATTGGTTATCTGCCAGAAAACCCCTCTTTTTACTCTTTTTTAACAGCTCGTGAATATTTACATCTGGTCGGGGGATCTTTCGGAATGACAACCAGCGAGTGTCGAAGTGAAACCGCCAGGGTTTTGAACCTTCTCGATCTTGAAAAAGCAGCGTCACGGCCAATTCGCAGTTACAGTAAAGGGATGGTTCAGCGCTTAGGGCTGGCACAAGCCTTGTTGCATAATCCTGATCTCTATATCCTCGATGAACCGATGAGTGGACTGGACCCTCTTGGTCGGGCTCTGGTCAAAGAGATTATTCTTGATTTGAAAATGCAGGGTAAAACCGTTTTTTTCAGTACGCATGTCACGGCAGATGTGGAACGCGTTTGTGACCGGGTTGGTATCATTGCGGGTGGTGTCTTGCAGGTGGTAAAGAATGTGCAGGATGTCATGGATGAAGGGATTCTTGGTTATCGCGTTAAATTTTCCGGGTGTGCCACTGGTGAAGAGTTTGAGGTGGGAAATGGCGAAGAGTCTCTTTCCAAAGAGGATCTGGTTTCTTTCCTGGTCCGGGTAGAAGCAGCACAGGGGCACATTGACTTGATAGAACCCTGTCGAAAAGATCTTGAAGCCTTCTTTCTCGATACGATCAAAGGACGTCTTTCATGAAAATAAAGCCCGTCTATCAGATTCTGTTTCTCATTTTCGTTGCCCTGGCGGTGTACTATCCGGCGATTTTTGCCGGGGTAAACAGTCTTGATGACCAGCATTTAATGCAGAGTCTGTTGAATAAGGATCTGTCTAATTGGCCACGGGTATTTTTTCACGGCAGTCGTTACAACTATTTTCGGCCGATGGTAACGGTGAGTTACTATGCTGATATGTCCCTGTGGTTTTTACATGAATCCTTCATGCATCTGGAGAATATCCTCCTTCATGCGTGGAATTCTATTTGGGTCTATGGCATCGCTGCTCGCGTCAATCAGATATCGGGACAGAATCAGCGTCATCCTTGGTTGCCTTTAACTGCCGGCTTGCTTTTTGCGGTTCATCCCATCGCAACGGAGTCTGTATGCTGGATTTCCGGGCGATCCGATCTTTTGTGCGGCGCATTTTTATTTCCGGCGGTTTATTTTTTGCTTCTGGGCTTATCTCGTTCCCGGTGGCCCTATAGTGCCTTTGGTGCCGTCCTGTTTTTATTCGCCTGTCTGTCTAAAGAGACGGCTGTGTTTGTTTTTCCTGCGGGGGCATTTTTCTGCTTCTGGCATTGGAATCAACAGCAGAATAAATTCTGGCGTGATGGTGGTAAACGCTTTGTCCGTTATTACAGCCCCTGGACGGCCATGCTTCTGCTTTATTTTGTGATGCGCTATGCGGCAAAGCCGCGTGATATGGGTGTGAAGCTGCTGGTCAAGGCGACAACGGGAGAACATTATTCTATCGTTGATTCATTCACGATGTTTTTTAAAGCGGGTGGTTTTTATCTGAAGAAACTGATCGTTCCCTGGCCGCTGAATTTTGCCATTTTGAAGGTGTCTGACTGGTATCTTGTTTTAGGCGTTGTGTTTATTCTTTTGATTCTGCTGTGGTTAAAACGCCACCAACTTCAGGATATGCTGTTTTTGGCAATGGCCTGTCTGGTTTCTTCGGCTATGCTGGTGCCTTTGATGAATGCCACCTGGACCCCTTTGGCAGAACGATATGCATATCTGGCGACTGGTTATTTTGTTGTTGCCTGTCTGTTGGCTGGAACGACGTTATGGCAGAAACGGTCTGGTGTTGTTTTGTTGACTCCGGTAGTTCTCTCGCTGCTGATTGGTATTTATGCCTGGTCGACCTATGAGCGTTGTCTGTTATGGCAGGACAATCTGGCTTTTTATCAGGACACCAACAAAAAATCGCCCAATTATCCGCCTGTCCTTAACGAACTTGCCGGAGCTTTATTTAAAGCTGGCAGGGTTGAAGAAGCACAGGAGATTTATTTGACGAACCAGCAGAAATCAGAATTAGGAGTTATTGAATATAAACCGCAGAATAAAGCCTTGGTTCTCTGGCGTGAAGGCAAGTATGAAGAAGCGGGCGAGTTGTTTTGGCTTGCAGCAGAAAGAAGTTATCGTGGCAGGGCAGCAATTCTCAAAAAATATCTGGACCTCCTGGATAAATTTTCATTACACGAAGATGTCGAGGCACCGGCTTGGTTTGTTACTGAAAAATTAAAGATACAACAAGCTCTGTATCAACGGACGCATGATCCTTTCTGGTTGTATCAGCAGGGCAAATCATATCTGCAACAGGGCGATCGGGACCAGGCTCTGGTGTTATTCAAAGAGGCTTATCAGAAATCCAAGGATGACGTCTTTTACAAAGAGGCGGCCCGGAAACTGGTAGAAAAACTGGAAAAGGAACGGTAACCTGAATATAGGGTGATCTCGTGGGACTGATGAGTGGCTTGTTTGTCATGCAGGGTTTTTACAGTATAAAAATATACGACTTATTTATCGGGTAAAATCTATTCGCATATGACGTTTATCTACCTATTACGATTGCCTCAATGGTTAAAGAATTTAATGCTTTTTTTTCCACCATTTCTGGCGGGAAAATTTTTCGAAATAGATTCTGTTGCCTCTCTTGTTGTTCCATTTTTCTGTTTTTCTCTTTTTGCCAGCAGCTGTTATATCCTTAATGATGTTGCAGATGTCCACGCGGACCGTGATCATCCCAAAAAATGTCATCGTCCTGTCGCTTCAGGAGTTGTGTCGATTCGCCGTGCCTTGGTGTTGGCTTTCTTGATGGCAACAGCCGCTTTGTTGTTGAGTCTGGTTTTTGTTCCGCTGCTTTGGCCCTGGTTGTTCGGTTATTTTATCCTTTCTTCGTTCTATACATTTTTCTTGAAACATGTTGCCTGGCTGGACCTTTTGGCGATTGCCTCATTTTTCCTTTTACGCCTTCAGGCCGGTGGTGCTGTGTATCACGTGCAAATTACTCTTTGGCTGTATCTGAGTGTTTTTCTGTTGGCGATTTTTTTGAGTGTTGGTAAGCGATTAAGCGAAGTTTTGCAACTCGGTCGCTCTGCCGCCAGTCATCGTCGTGTTCTTAGCCAATATACTGTTGATCAGTTGAACCTTATGTTGAAATGGTCAGGTGGTACCGTTTTGCTGACCTATGCCATGTATTGTGTGACACACCATGCACTCCTTTATTCAATACCCCTCTGTGCCTATGGTTTGTACCGCTATTCCCGTCGGGTTCAGATGGGGAATGACGGTGACCCGACAACCTCTTTGCTGAAAGATTGGCAGCTGTTTCTGGTTGGAAGTGCTTGGGGCGTTATGGTGACATTTGCACTCTATGGATAAGATTGCACCACGTGTTCAGTTTTTGTTTTCAACGAACAACTAGATAGAACTAAACTGGTATTCTGTGGAAGAGGTTATTTAGGCGGAGTTGTTTCACCAATTTTGTATGATACGAAAGAGTGATTCCATGCAGGTCTTAGTTACTGGTGGTGCTGGATATATTGGATCTCATACCATTCTCGAATTGCTAACTGCCGGGCATTCTATGGTCTGCATAGATAACTATGCGAATTCTTCGCCTGAATCAATTCGTCGTGTTGAGAGCCTCACCGGTAAAAAGGTCGTCTCTTATCCGTACGATGTTCGAGATGTTCAGCGGCTCGACGCTATTTTCGAATCTCATCAGATCGATGCAGTGATCCATTTTGCCGGATACAAGTCAGTGTCTGAATCTGTCGCGAAGCCTCTTGACTATTATTCAAATAATGTCGGTATGACCATAGCTCTTTGCACAGCCATGGCCGCCCATGGCTGTAAAAAACTGATCTTCAGTTCTTCTGCAACAGTTTATGGTGATCCTGAAAGTGTCCCAATTTTGGAGGATGCTCCTCTCGCCCCAACCAACCCTTATGGTCAAAGCAAACTGATCTGTGAACAGATTCTACGCGATGTTCATGTGTCTGATCCTGCGTGGGAAGTGGTCCTGTTGCGTTATTTCAACCCCGTTGGTGCACATGAGTCGGGAATGATCGGTGAAGATCCTCGTGGTGTTCCTGAGAATCTTCTGCCTTTTATCGCTCAGGTCGCTGTTGGCAGGCGAGATGAACTACAGGTTTTTGGTGGGGATTACCCCACTTATGACGGCACCTGTCTTCGTGACTACGTTCATGTGGTGGATATTGCCAGAGGACATGTTTCGGCTCTCGAACGGGGGCTTGACTATACGGCTCGAGAGAAAGCCGTTTTGACAGTGAACCTTGGTACCGGCAGAGGGTATTCTGTTCTAGATGTTATTAAAGCCTTTGAAGCGGCGAATAGCTTAATCATACCGTATGAAATGGGGGCGCGGCGCTCAGGTGATGTCGCGAGTTGTTTCGCTCATGTCGAAAAAGCTTCAAAGATTCTGGGTTGGAAGGCTGCTTTAGATTTGGAGCGTATGTGTCGTGATATCTGGCGATGGCAGTGCTCAAATCCTCATGGGTACTCAACCGAGTAGGAATGACATCTTCAAAAAGCCCCCTTGATTTCTTTACCTTAGCATGTGGAAGTTGACATGGCTGATGCTTCAAAATTTATCATATTTCAGATCGTTAAACTGATTCCCGCTCGTCTAAAGAGACGGTTGAGTTGGCTGTTCCTTTATATGCTGATTTTGGCCTGCGCTGAAACAGTCGTCGTGGGCATGATTGCCTTTTATGCTGCGGCCGTGTCTGATCCTGTATCCACAGCTCGCTTGCCGTTAATCCTTAAATTGAAGCAGTTACCTTTTTTTGCTGACATTCTGTCTTCACCAAAAGCGATTATTAGTGTGTTGAGTCTAGCGGTTATTCTTGTACTGCCAATTAAGAATGTTTTTCGAGGCTTTGTAACTTACCGCATTGCCCGGTGTAGTGCTTCAATGGAATCCTATTTTGGACAGCGTCTACTTGAGGTTCTCTTGGCAAAGGATTACATGTGGCACCTAAAACAAAATACAGCTGATCTTGTCCAATATGTTAATTGGAGAAATCATCTAGGAAGAAATTTTGTCTCACCTCATCTTAAGATTGTTTGTGAAGTTGTTATGCTTAGCGTGTTATTGCTTGGCCTTATGGTTGCGCAACCAGTTGTTTCGACATTGTTTGTTTTTTTTCAAGGAGGAGCTGGTTTTATAATATTTAGGCTTCTGAAAAAAGGCCTGGATGAGAGTGCAACAGGATGTCGCAATAGCGAACTAGCAATGAGTCGATACGCGACAAGAGCTATACATGCGATTAAAGATGTTAAAATTACAGGGACAGAGCCCTCTTTTATCTCAAGCTTTTCTCTTTATTCATCTAGGTTTGCTAAATTATTCGGCAAGCAACAGTTTTGGAGAGAATCTCCACTGTTAGTGTTGGAAACATTTGGTTTTATTGTCATAGCATGTGCAATTTTGTTTATGATGTATGTATTAGATTATTCACCCCTAAATATAACAGGGACAACAGCATTGCTTGCTGTTACAGGATGGAGAACACTTCCATCTTTTAACCGTATATTGGCCGCATTAACCACTGTGAGAACATCGAGGCCATATGTGGTGAAAATCCTAGATGAATTGCACAATGATTTAAACAGTAAAGAAACATTTAGTGATAACATTTCGCCGATTTCTTTTGTTGGAGAGTTAAAATTTGATAAAGTTTCATTTGGCTATAGTGAAGAGGATAAAGTCGTAAAAGATTTTTCTTTAGTTATTAAGAAAGGGCAATCTGTTGGAATTATGGGCCCTTCTGGATGTGGTAAGAGTACAGTTACTGATTTGTTGTGTGGTTTACTGTGGCCAGATAAAGGGCATGTTTATATTGATAAACAACAGCTCAATAAACGTAATGTAGTACGATGGCACAAATTGCTAGGTTATGTCCCTCAGAGCCCATATATCTTTGACGCTACTCTTGCTGAAAATATAGCTTTTGGAATTCCTGTTGAAAAAATAGATATGGAAAAAATTAAAATTTGTTGTGCTAAAGCTTCCATTAACTTTTTACATCGATTACCTCAAGGTGCAATGACACAGATAGGTGAGAGAGGTGTGAGGTTGTCAGGTGGCCAAAGACAAAGAGTTGCAATTGCGCGTGCTCTTTATCGCGATCCTAGTGTGCTGATTTTCGATGAAGCGACGAGTGCTTTGGATGAGAAAACTGATTCTGAAATCAGTAGTTTGCTTATAAAAATTAAGGGAGAAATCACTCTAATTATTGTGACTCATAGAAAATCATCTGTAGAAAGTTGTGATATTATTTTAAATATGAATGAGTTAATCTGAATTTAAGCTCTTCAGTCTCATATCAGAGATATGTAAATAGTAAGGTGAAGTGTTGATATCAATTATTCAAATGAAACTATCAGAAAATTTAAATAAGTCATTTTCTTATCACAAACAAATTATTTCAAAAATATGTGGTGATCTTTTAGTGTTCCCAGAGTGCTCGTTGTCTGGATATAATAAGAAAAATTTTATAATATTTAAGGAGCTAAGCTTCCAAAATATAATAAAAAATAACCTTGATTTATTGAATGGTATTTGCTTAGAAAAAAAGAAGCTAGTGTTAGTTGGTGCACCGATATGTGATGACAATAAGTTGTTTAATTGTGCAATAATGCTTGGTACGGAAGACTGGAGAAAAAATATATATAGAAAAAGAGATTTAACAGAAGATGAGTTGTCTTTTTTTTGTGCTGGAAAAGAAGAATATATATTCGAGTTATATGGTGAAAAAATTGGTGTTTTAATCTGTCGTGACCAGTCGAATATCACATATTTTAGTAATTATATTGAAAAGAAAGTTGATAGTATTATTATTTTATCCGCGCATTATTATCCTTTGAAAATAAGCATATCTCGTAAGTTGAAGAATATCGCAATTCCTATTGCTCGTTCAGCAGATTTTTTTATAAATATTTATAAGTCAAATGCTGTAGGAAGTTTTGGTAATGATATATCGCTGGGTGGTTCAATTGCTGTAAAAAAAGGTGGAGTTGTGGTGGGTCAGTTGGGAGAGACGATTTCATCGTCACTATTTATTGAGTAAATTGTTTTAGGAGTGTTTATGAATATCGGTTATACATCAGGTGTTTACGATTTGTTCCATATAGGGCATTTGAATTTGTTGAGAAATGCTAAATCAATGTGTGACAAGTTGATAGTAGGTGTTACAACTGATGAACTTGTAAGCTATAAAAATAAACGTGCTGTAATACCTTTTCACGAACGAATAGAAATTGTGAGATCAATTAAATACGTCGATGCAGTCATTCCGCAATATACAATGGATAAGTTTGAGGTCTGGAATAAGGTTAAGTATGATATCATGTTTGTTGGTGATGACTGGTATCAAACTGAGAAATGGAAAGAACTCGATAAGAAGTTCAATGAAGTAGGCGTTAAAATTGTTTACTTTCCATATACAAAAGGAATTTCTTCTACGCTGTTAAATGATGTATTGTTGAAAATTAGGGGTAATTTAATCTAATAGTTGAGATTGAGGTTTTCGATGTGTGGGCTGTTAGGGTGTATTGGTAATGTTGATATAAACTTGTTCATTGATGCATTGACTAAACAATCTCATAGAGGACCTGATGATTGGTCTTATTGTTTAGTTGACAATGTTGTACTTGGACATCGAAGGCTTAGTATTATCGATCTAAGCAGTAATGCTAAACAACCTATGATAGCTGGTTGTGGAGACCTTATTGGTGTTTTCAACGGAGAAATATATAACTATTTAGAAATAAGAAACGACCTAGAGGAAAAAGGGTATAAATTTAAAACAAATAGTGACACTGAAGTCTTAATAAATGCTTATCATTTCTATGGTGAGAAATCACTGGAAATGTTTAACGGGATGTTCTCGTTTGCAATTTATAATAAAAAAAATAATGAAACATTTTTAGCTCGTGACAGGCTTGGTATAAAGCCATTATTTTATTCAAAAAGAAATGGAAAATTTGTTTTTTCGTCAGAAGTTAAGTCAATATTAGCAATATGCAGGAATAGAAAAGAGTTAAATTTAAGAGCTGTAAGTTCTTATCTTTCATATAGGTATCCAATTCTTAATGATACTTTTTATAACGGTATCGAGCAACTGCCTCCTGGTACATATATGAAAATTTCACCATCTGGTTCATTTAGAATTGTTCAGTATTGGGATTTGCGCGACAAAGTCTATGAGCAAGATATAGATCGTGGTGAAGAGTACTATCTTTCCGAGTTGAAAAAAATTTTCAATTCTTCAGTTAAGTATCGCATGATTTCTGATGTGCCAATAGGTGCGTATCTGTCGGGAGGGGTTGATTCTAGTGCTGTAGTAGCAGAAATGTCCATGATGTCTTCTTCCCCAGTAAAAACTTTTACAATAGGATTCAATGAAAAAGGGTATAACGAGTTTGAGTATGCAAAACTTGTAGCTGATAAATATAAAGTCGATCATATGGAAATAGATCTTACAGCAGAAGGTTATTTCGATAAGATGTCGGAGCTGATTCGGTTTAAGGATGCACCAATGGGTGTTCCAAATGAGGTTGCTCTTTATTTGATGTCGAAAGAATTGAAAAACCATGTCTCTGTTGTTCTGTCTGGTGAGGGCGCTGACGAAATTTTTGGTGGTTATGGGCGTATTTTTAGGTCCTCAGAAGATTATGAAAAATTGAATCGTAGAAACATCTCTAAAGAATTGTTAGCTCGATTACATACTAAATATGGAAAGAAAAAATTTAAAAATCAATTAGATCATTTTCTTTTTCTTTACAGATATGTAGGTGTTGAGCAAAAAAAAGATATTTTTTGCGATCATATAAATGATAAAAACTTTGATTGTGAATTAGATAGCGGTTTTAGAACTGTTTTCAATAGTCTCGATTGTTCAGACTATTTAAGTAAAATGATGTTTACGTTTGAGCGTTTACATCTTCCAGGCCTCCTGCAAAGAGTAGATGTTTCTACAATGGCTGCGAGTGTTGAAGCAAGAGTTCCTTTTGTTGATCATCGATTAGTTGAGTTTGCTTTTACTATCCCGAATAAATATAAACTTAAGTGGAATTGCGATTCTTCACTTGTTGATAGCTTACTTGGCCATGAAATATCTGAGAGGTATGATACTCCTAAATATATATTAAAAAAAGCATTTGAAGGTAGGTTGCCTTCAGATGTTCTTTACCGAAAGAAGGTGGGCTTTCCAGTGCCTTTAAGTCGTTGGTTTGGTAGTGATTTTATACGTAATGTTGAGTCCCGTCTTCTGAATGGACTTTTAGTTGATTACGATATATTTAAAAAAAGCCGTATTGAAGTTTTGATTAAAAGTGTTGAGGAAAACAAAAACAGTTCTTTATCTATGTTGTTGTGGATGCTATTAAATCTTGAGATGTTTATAGAAGACTTTTAGGGTTTTGTTTCTTTGTGTCAATTAATAAAATAAATAACAAAAATTTATGATGCTAATGGATAAATCAATTTACAAAGAATTTCTACTGCGTGTAATTTTATTTATAAAACTATTTTGTTACCTTTTTTTTGGTTTTTTTCTTCAACTTATATCGTTAAGGGTTGAAAAGAAAAGAAACTTATTTGTTTTTGGGGCAACTCGTGGGACTTTATACGGTGGTAATTCTCGTTATCTGTTTGATTATATAAATAAAAACCACCCCAATATACGATCGGTTTGGTTAACAAAAAGTTTATCTGTTCGTAGTGTTGTTCGTGCAGAGGGCCGTGAGTGTTATTTGTTTTATTCCTTTTGGGGAATAATGACTATGATGCAGGCTGGGGCTGTTTTTGTGACAAATGGTGGTTTGTTTGGTGATGTGCCCTATTTTGCAATGGGAAAAACAACTTGTCTCGTTCAATTGTGGCATGGTAGTCCAATTAAAAAGGTTGGAATAGATGATCCATTATTTTGTACAAAAGATAATTTATATTCTAAGTTTCGAGAAGAAATTGGAAGATATTTAGAGTTCGTAAATTATTGTCATTCACCTGATATCTTTGTAATGCCATCAAAGGAAGTTCAGGAAATATTTCATAGAGCATATAATATACCCATTGAAAATCTGCCTATTCTCGGTAATCCAAGGGATGACACCTTTTATCAGAATTTTAATAGACTTGATTTAAAGACGGTTAAGCGAGTAATTTTTTTGCCGACATTTAGAGGTAAGATAGGCTCTGAGTTCAATATAGTCAATGTTGACGAACTCTATCAGTTTGATGATTTGCTGAGAAAAGCTTCTGTTTTTTTAACAATCAAACTACATCCGTATAATATTTTTTCTGATTCTATTAATGATTCTTTTTCTGAATTTACAAATATAAATATTATGGGGAATGAAGATTTGTATCAGGAATTGTATAAGTATGATTGTTTAGTTACTGATTATTCTAGTGTATACTTTGATTTCTTGCACACAGGAAGAAAAATTGTTTTTATGCCAATTGATATTGAGCAATATATGTTAAATGATAGGCAATTTTATTATAATTATGATGAAATAACGCCGGGCGTAAAGGTCTATAGTTGGTCAGAGCTTATAACTCTTATCACATCTGATGAATTCTTCGATTATGATGATGGCTATTCTAAAATGCGGAGAGACTTGTTTAAGAGGTTTAATAAATATTCAGATGGTTGTAACTCTGAGAGAGTTTATGAGTATGTTGTCTCGAGATTAGATTGTTAGCATATGTATACATTGTGTGATATCGAAAAAAAAATTGTTCTAAGGAGTTGGTGGACAGTTTATTTGTGTGACCCTCTTTCTAAACGAGTAGCTTTATTCTTTTTAAATACTTTTCCACTTTCACCCAATTCAGTAACCACTTTAAGCGTTTCGTTTAGATTCCTAACTGTTGTTTCTTTTCTAACTAATAGCCATTTCTTTCACTGTTGTGGTTCTTTGTTTTTTTATTTTGCCCATATGTTAGATGGTGTTGATGGTGTTGTCGCAAGGGTTTCTGGAAAAACATCGACATTTGGTCGATATTATGACCATATTTCTGATCTTGTTGGTGATGTGTTGATAATGCTATCATTGGCTTATTCATCTAGTATGATCTCATCTCCTGTGATATTGGCACTTGTCTTCATGCATATGGCGGAATCTTACATTAGTTACATGTTTAGTTTCTGTAGCTTATCCTCGTTGCCTTGTGAAAATACACTTTTTCTATATTTTAATAAATATAGATGCTCTTT
This is a stretch of genomic DNA from uncultured Desulfuromonas sp.. It encodes these proteins:
- a CDS encoding ABC transporter ATP-binding protein, yielding MQPAIDIDQLSKQYRTKKMKTVTALSGLTLQVAPGEVFGFLGPNGAGKSTTIKSLMALLRPTAGVAKIFGHPVESIKARKNIGYLPENPSFYSFLTAREYLHLVGGSFGMTTSECRSETARVLNLLDLEKAASRPIRSYSKGMVQRLGLAQALLHNPDLYILDEPMSGLDPLGRALVKEIILDLKMQGKTVFFSTHVTADVERVCDRVGIIAGGVLQVVKNVQDVMDEGILGYRVKFSGCATGEEFEVGNGEESLSKEDLVSFLVRVEAAQGHIDLIEPCRKDLEAFFLDTIKGRLS
- a CDS encoding decaprenyl-phosphate phosphoribosyltransferase; the encoded protein is MLFFPPFLAGKFFEIDSVASLVVPFFCFSLFASSCYILNDVADVHADRDHPKKCHRPVASGVVSIRRALVLAFLMATAALLLSLVFVPLLWPWLFGYFILSSFYTFFLKHVAWLDLLAIASFFLLRLQAGGAVYHVQITLWLYLSVFLLAIFLSVGKRLSEVLQLGRSAASHRRVLSQYTVDQLNLMLKWSGGTVLLTYAMYCVTHHALLYSIPLCAYGLYRYSRRVQMGNDGDPTTSLLKDWQLFLVGSAWGVMVTFALYG
- the galE gene encoding UDP-glucose 4-epimerase GalE, yielding MQVLVTGGAGYIGSHTILELLTAGHSMVCIDNYANSSPESIRRVESLTGKKVVSYPYDVRDVQRLDAIFESHQIDAVIHFAGYKSVSESVAKPLDYYSNNVGMTIALCTAMAAHGCKKLIFSSSATVYGDPESVPILEDAPLAPTNPYGQSKLICEQILRDVHVSDPAWEVVLLRYFNPVGAHESGMIGEDPRGVPENLLPFIAQVAVGRRDELQVFGGDYPTYDGTCLRDYVHVVDIARGHVSALERGLDYTAREKAVLTVNLGTGRGYSVLDVIKAFEAANSLIIPYEMGARRSGDVASCFAHVEKASKILGWKAALDLERMCRDIWRWQCSNPHGYSTE
- a CDS encoding ABC transporter ATP-binding protein, which encodes MADASKFIIFQIVKLIPARLKRRLSWLFLYMLILACAETVVVGMIAFYAAAVSDPVSTARLPLILKLKQLPFFADILSSPKAIISVLSLAVILVLPIKNVFRGFVTYRIARCSASMESYFGQRLLEVLLAKDYMWHLKQNTADLVQYVNWRNHLGRNFVSPHLKIVCEVVMLSVLLLGLMVAQPVVSTLFVFFQGGAGFIIFRLLKKGLDESATGCRNSELAMSRYATRAIHAIKDVKITGTEPSFISSFSLYSSRFAKLFGKQQFWRESPLLVLETFGFIVIACAILFMMYVLDYSPLNITGTTALLAVTGWRTLPSFNRILAALTTVRTSRPYVVKILDELHNDLNSKETFSDNISPISFVGELKFDKVSFGYSEEDKVVKDFSLVIKKGQSVGIMGPSGCGKSTVTDLLCGLLWPDKGHVYIDKQQLNKRNVVRWHKLLGYVPQSPYIFDATLAENIAFGIPVEKIDMEKIKICCAKASINFLHRLPQGAMTQIGERGVRLSGGQRQRVAIARALYRDPSVLIFDEATSALDEKTDSEISSLLIKIKGEITLIIVTHRKSSVESCDIILNMNELI
- a CDS encoding carbon-nitrogen hydrolase family protein, encoding MISIIQMKLSENLNKSFSYHKQIISKICGDLLVFPECSLSGYNKKNFIIFKELSFQNIIKNNLDLLNGICLEKKKLVLVGAPICDDNKLFNCAIMLGTEDWRKNIYRKRDLTEDELSFFCAGKEEYIFELYGEKIGVLICRDQSNITYFSNYIEKKVDSIIILSAHYYPLKISISRKLKNIAIPIARSADFFINIYKSNAVGSFGNDISLGGSIAVKKGGVVVGQLGETISSSLFIE
- a CDS encoding adenylyltransferase/cytidyltransferase family protein is translated as MNIGYTSGVYDLFHIGHLNLLRNAKSMCDKLIVGVTTDELVSYKNKRAVIPFHERIEIVRSIKYVDAVIPQYTMDKFEVWNKVKYDIMFVGDDWYQTEKWKELDKKFNEVGVKIVYFPYTKGISSTLLNDVLLKIRGNLI
- the asnB gene encoding asparagine synthase (glutamine-hydrolyzing); protein product: MCGLLGCIGNVDINLFIDALTKQSHRGPDDWSYCLVDNVVLGHRRLSIIDLSSNAKQPMIAGCGDLIGVFNGEIYNYLEIRNDLEEKGYKFKTNSDTEVLINAYHFYGEKSLEMFNGMFSFAIYNKKNNETFLARDRLGIKPLFYSKRNGKFVFSSEVKSILAICRNRKELNLRAVSSYLSYRYPILNDTFYNGIEQLPPGTYMKISPSGSFRIVQYWDLRDKVYEQDIDRGEEYYLSELKKIFNSSVKYRMISDVPIGAYLSGGVDSSAVVAEMSMMSSSPVKTFTIGFNEKGYNEFEYAKLVADKYKVDHMEIDLTAEGYFDKMSELIRFKDAPMGVPNEVALYLMSKELKNHVSVVLSGEGADEIFGGYGRIFRSSEDYEKLNRRNISKELLARLHTKYGKKKFKNQLDHFLFLYRYVGVEQKKDIFCDHINDKNFDCELDSGFRTVFNSLDCSDYLSKMMFTFERLHLPGLLQRVDVSTMAASVEARVPFVDHRLVEFAFTIPNKYKLKWNCDSSLVDSLLGHEISERYDTPKYILKKAFEGRLPSDVLYRKKVGFPVPLSRWFGSDFIRNVESRLLNGLLVDYDIFKKSRIEVLIKSVEENKNSSLSMLLWMLLNLEMFIEDF
- a CDS encoding CDP-glycerol glycerophosphotransferase family protein, whose protein sequence is MDKSIYKEFLLRVILFIKLFCYLFFGFFLQLISLRVEKKRNLFVFGATRGTLYGGNSRYLFDYINKNHPNIRSVWLTKSLSVRSVVRAEGRECYLFYSFWGIMTMMQAGAVFVTNGGLFGDVPYFAMGKTTCLVQLWHGSPIKKVGIDDPLFCTKDNLYSKFREEIGRYLEFVNYCHSPDIFVMPSKEVQEIFHRAYNIPIENLPILGNPRDDTFYQNFNRLDLKTVKRVIFLPTFRGKIGSEFNIVNVDELYQFDDLLRKASVFLTIKLHPYNIFSDSINDSFSEFTNINIMGNEDLYQELYKYDCLVTDYSSVYFDFLHTGRKIVFMPIDIEQYMLNDRQFYYNYDEITPGVKVYSWSELITLITSDEFFDYDDGYSKMRRDLFKRFNKYSDGCNSERVYEYVVSRLDC